Proteins from a genomic interval of Gossypium hirsutum isolate 1008001.06 chromosome A09, Gossypium_hirsutum_v2.1, whole genome shotgun sequence:
- the LOC107890245 gene encoding LOW QUALITY PROTEIN: transcription factor MYB24 (The sequence of the model RefSeq protein was modified relative to this genomic sequence to represent the inferred CDS: deleted 1 base in 1 codon) yields MSWAMMGEQFGWGVIEEEGWRKGPWTAEEDRLLIEYVRLHGEGRWNSVARLAGLKRNGKSCRLRWVNYLRPDLKRGQITPHEESIILELHARWGNRWSTIARSLPGRTDNEIKNYWRTHFKKKAKLSPENSDQAKARTLKRQHFQQQLLQQKQQQQYLQLNESDMKRMMSLLEETEAKAQYMPQLRQEMGAATSCPNMAEEQSLFYPMGNGNETSNEDVVWDGLWNLDDINGSYGAVSQAKASVRNAMVPTRLPSFSQIRKGLKSEVLIMMYYPTNKNDPILH; encoded by the exons atgtcttGGGCAATGATGGGAGAACAGTTTGGTTGGGGTGTTATTGAAGAAGAAGGGTGGAGGAAAGGTCCTTGGACTGCTGAAGAAGATAGGCTTCTTATTGAATATGTTAGATTACATGGTGAAGGCAGATGGAACTCTGTCGCTAGGCTTGCTG GGTTAAAAAGGAATGGGAAGAGTTGCAGGCTAAGGTGGGTGAATTATTTAAGGCCAGACCTTAAAAGGGGCCAAATAACCCCTCATGAAGAGAGTATAATTCTTGAGCTACATGCAAGATGGGGAAACAG GTGGTCAACCATTGCAAGAAGCTTACCAGGAAGAACTGACAATGAGATAAAGAACTATTGGAGGACTCATTTCAAGAAAAAGGCTAAACTATCACCGGAAAACTCCGATCAGGCAAAAGCTCGAACACTTAAAAGGCAACATTTTCAACAGCAACTTCTGCAACAAAAACAACAGCAGCAGTACTTACAGTTGAATGAATCCGACATGAAAAGGATGATGTCTTTACTGGAAGAAACTGAAGCCAAAGCTCAATATATGCCACAGCTGCGACAAGAGATGGGGGCGGCTACTTCATGCCCCAACATGGCGGAAGAACAAAGCTTGTTTTATCCCATGGGTAATGGCAATGAGACATCGAACGAGGATGTTGTTTGGGATGGATTATGGAACTTGGATGAT ATCAATGGAAGTTATGGTGCAGTAAGCCAAGCTAAAGCTAGTGTGAGAAACGCCATGGTTCCTACAAGATTACCTAGTTTTAGTCAAATAAGAAAGGGTCTTAAATCTGAAGTTTTGATTATGATGTATTATCCTACCAATAAAAATGATCCAATTCTGCATTGA